The following proteins come from a genomic window of Pichia kudriavzevii chromosome 1, complete sequence:
- a CDS encoding uncharacterized protein (PKUD0A03285) encodes MLSNSRQSYEGNYISQRLNECKEGAVSYRSNPELGKEQIQPIYHSYLPPIPGIGNHQVYQNTGNVFNGSYVSAQDTLMSHNSVSSKATTMSIPKIDKHMTVNANSNRFSTGLEQNQELPENDFIKRQPRSPVKTCYHQDNTYSSINTSRFSIHSFEQTSVTNISTNKVVLINDMPYPVELHFPAKISDRKKSFQGRELSSSIPKNRFDSSIDNTYSQEVSSCSIIGNEIVECDTKTNNYDHPHEYDNVIQVIDSYIE; translated from the coding sequence ATGCTATCCAATAGTAGACAATCATATGAGGGAAATTATATTTCTCAACGGTTAAATGAATGCAAAGAAGGTGCTGTGAGTTATAGGTCTAATCCTGAACTGGGAAAGGAGCAGATACAACCCATATATCACTCATACTTGCCACCAATTCCAGGGATCGGAAACCATCAGGTTTATCAGAATACGGGAAATGTCTTCAATGGAAGTTATGTTTCTGCACAAGATACATTGATGTCCCACAATTCTGTATCCTCGAAAGCAACGACGATGTCAATCCCAAAAATCGATAAACATATGACTGTGAATGCAAATTCGAATCGATTTAGCACAGGATTAGAACAAAATCAGGAGTTACCAgaaaatgattttattaaaaGACAACCAAGGTCTCCAGTTAAGACATGCTACCATCAAGACAATACATACAGTAGTATAAATACATCACgattttcaattcattCTTTCGAACAAACATCTGTCACAAACATTTCTACAAATAAAGTAGTGTTAATCAACGATATGCCATATCCAGTGGAATTGCATTTTCCAGCCAAAATTTCAGacaggaaaaaaagttttcaagGTCGGGAACTGTCATCCAGCATACCTAAAAATCGATTTGACTCTTCAATTGATAATACGTATTCTCAAGAAGTGTCATCTTGTTCAATTATTGGAAATGAAATAGTTGAATGCGATaccaaaacaaacaattaTGACCATCCCCACGAATATGATAACGTGATTCAAGTCATCGACTCCTACATCGAGTGA
- a CDS encoding uncharacterized protein (PKUD0A03270; similar to Saccharomyces cerevisiae YMR309C (NIP1); ancestral locus Anc_5.9), translating into MSSFFYTSYDSESSSDEDTLYYSDDERYLEQKQKLEKSILITGDDESDSGEETMSESEEEAPKPQASAFLKSSSAEAESSEEEESDEDWSADSDSDSDSDVAPKGRNYFLKSDFLKGSTNDSDDEENEKKVVKSAKEKYLDELADLTDKIENLSMVEEWVRLADEFDKLYKLSYKHNQYHIPIPRSFIKALAILEDAIKNDSSAAPESTKKLSASESKSLNILKQKVKKEAKIYVDQLDIYRKDPEAYEAGSNEPQLVADDLDSEKELSITHANLFSIVQSILETRGKKGVDINEQLSKLSQLLQVAQMTYEKIVLLNLIISLRYELHTKDDYMPTGQWNLACQNINDLLDVLDNDKSFVVTESAPTNDDITKTPPANSEGKHLVVGSVASHVERLADEFTTHLLYIDPNSSEYIAVLKDEAKLYKTIVRTQIYLTQIISPSNYGDLEGDQLCRIVLKRLESIYFKPVQLIVLSELNVWNSLVEEIYEFVPKISSESAESSNEQTNSLIDSLCSHLYQYSTGISSSISRKRAALMQAYYYAASSQFFRARDILHLTHVQATIHTSEPGVQVLFNRAIVQLGLAAFRAGLIEEAQTILNEVVTSPHTRDLLGQGKIYFSNSSNSSDPSSNEKGKFVPFHMHVNIELVDVVYYISSLFVEVPSMALHSYQGSTTGAINAANAEAQASSQSGKKAVSRSFKRILDYTERQYFQGPAEETRDFVFDAYDELVRFNWKKASEILTGLRVWGMMPGLSSTHVEGKSGAELLNQMLTETCKTEALKTWVYVNGGIVKNYSVAKLASRFELAEEKVSSILGGLIYREEIRAHLKFNAKGNKLIVFEKKEDGMSEIVRDLTDKVNSILERNEKLSSGGYQIMLKKK; encoded by the coding sequence ATGTCATCTTTTTTCTATACCTCCTATGATTCGGAATCATCTTCGGACGAAGATACCCTCTACtattctgatgatgaacGTTACTTAGAGCAAAAGCAAAAACTGGAAAAGAGCATCCTAATTACAGGGGATGATGAAAGTGATAGTGGTGAGGAAACAATGTCTGAATCAGAGGAAGAAGCACCAAAACCACAGGCTTCTGCATTTCTAAAATCGAGCTCTGCAGAAGCTGAATCcagtgaagaagaagagtCTGATGAAGATTGGAGTGCAGATTCTGACTCCGATTCTGATTCTGATGTTGCACCAAAGGGTAGAAACTACTTCTTGAAAAGTGATTTTTTGAAAGGCAGTACCAACGATTCcgacgatgaagaaaacgAAAAGAAGGTTGTTAAGTCTGCAAAGGAGAAATACCTTGATGAATTGGCTGATTTGACAGACAAAATTGAGAACTTATCAATGGTTGAGGAATGGGTTCGCCTTGCcgatgaatttgataaactATACAAACTTTCTTACAAACATAACCAGTATCATATCCCAATTCCAAGATCTTTTATTAAAGCGCTTGCTATTTTAGAGgatgcaatcaaaaacGATTCTTCAGCAGCACCTGAATctacaaagaaattgagTGCAAGCGAATCTAAGAGTCTAAACATTTTAAAACAAAAGGTTAAGAAAGAAGCGAAGATCTATGTCGACCAACTCGACATCTACAGAAAAGATCCAGAAGCTTACGAAGCGGGTAGCAATGAACCACAATTGGTTGCAGATGATTTAGATTCTGAAAAAGAACTTTCAATTACTCATGCTAACTTGTTCTCAATTGTTCAATCTATTCTTGAAACCAGAGGTAAGAAAGGTGTTGACATCAATGAACAGCTCTCTAAATTAAGTCAATTACTCCAAGTTGCGCAAATGACATATGAAAAGATTGTCCTTCTTAATCTGATCATCTCCTTAAGATATGAACTACACACTAAGGATGATTACATGCCAACTGGTCAATGGAACTTGGCTTGTCAAAACATCAATGACTTGTTGGATGTTTTAGATAATGATAAGTCTTTTGTTGTCACTGAAAGTGCGCCAACTAATGATGATATCACCAAAACACCACCTGCAAATTCTGAAGGTAAGCATTTGGTTGTTGGTTCAGTTGCTTCACATGTTGAGAGATTGGCAGACGAATTTACTACTCATTTATTATACATTGATCCTAACTCTTCTGAATACATTGCCGTTCTAAAGGATGAAGCCAAGCTCTACAAAACAATTGTCAGAACACAGATCTATCTAACACAAATCATCTCACCTTCGAATTACGGAGACCTTGAAGGTGATCAGTTGTGTCGTATTGTACTCAAGAGGCTAGAGTCTATATACTTCAAACCTGTTCAATTGATTGTTCTCTCTGAATTAAACGTTTGGAATTCCTTAGTCGAAGAGATATACGAATTTGTTCCAAAAATATCCAGTGAGTCTGCAGAATCTTCCAATGAACAGACTAATTCATTAATAGATTCTTTATGTTCTCATTTGTATCAGTATTCTACTggtatttcttcatctaTTTCCAGAAAACGTGCTGCATTGATGCAAGCATACTACTATGCAGCTTCTTCACAGTTTTTCCGTGCACGTGATATCCTTCACTTGACCCATGTTCAAGCTACAATCCATACATCTGAACCAGGTGTTCAAGTTTTATTTAATCGTGCTATTGTTCAATTAGGTTTGGCCGCATTCCGTGCTGGTTTGATTGAAGAAGCACAAACTATTTTGAATGAAGTTGTTACCAGCCCACATACTAGGGATTTATTAGGACAAGGTAAGATCTACTTCTCTAATTCAAGTAACAGCTCAGATCCAAGCTCTAATGAAAAAGGTAAGTTTGTGCCCTTCCATATGCATGTTAATATTGAGTTAGTTGATGTCGTTTACTACATTTCCTCGTTATTTGTTGAAGTTCCATCAATGGCATTGCATTCTTATCAGGGCTCCACCACAGGTGCTATTAATGCAGCAAATGCAGAGGCACAGGCTTCATCGCAAAGTGGAAAGAAGGCCGTTTCTAGATCATTCAAGCGTATTCTTGACTATACCGAAAGGCAGTACTTCCAAGGACCAGCTGAAGAAACCAGAGACTTTGTCTTTGACGCTTATGATGAATTAGTTAGGTTTAATTGGAAAAAGGCATCGGAAATCCTCACCGGTTTAAGAGTATGGGGTATGATGCCAGGTTTATCTTCCACACATGTTGAGGGCAAATCAGGTGCAGAATTATTGAATCAAATGTTAACTGAAACTTGTAAGACAGAAGCATTGAAGACATGGGTTTACGTTAACGGTGGCATTGTAAAGAACTACTCAGTAGCAAAATTGGCATCCAGGTTTGAACttgcagaagaaaaagtCAGTAGTATTCTTGGTGGTTTAATTTACCGTGAAGAGATCAGAGCACATTTGAAGTTCAATGCTAAAGGCAACAAGTTGattgtatttgaaaagaaggaagatgGTATGTCTGAAATTGTACGAGACTTAACAGACAAGGTCAACTCAATCTTAGAACGTAATGAGAAATTAAGCTCAGGTGGTTACCAAATCAtgttaaagaagaaataa
- a CDS encoding uncharacterized protein (PKUD0A03290; similar to Saccharomyces cerevisiae YMR295C (YMR295C) and YGR273C (YGR273C); ancestral locus Anc_5.29), protein MGLFGKKKEESKSKEYDTKLTAEDEKKMKTRSQNLHDPILSAVNDAQPFEEMNTHNRTSSIGNGVLTDIFGQQITNPDISNPTRARDERPLDTIRSFEYAITGDPIYHEQLESHIVGWRVRDDFQLGNGAQNANQVQYDEYGQPIYTNNRPTQQYVEQGVYTPTAKTETVEKKKGFFSFGKKNKS, encoded by the coding sequence ATGGGTTTATTtggcaagaaaaaagaagagtcTAAGTCTAAAGAATATGACACCAAGTTGACGGCGGAGGacgaaaagaaaatgaagacaCGTTCTCAAAACCTTCACGATCCAATTTTATCTGCCGTTAATGATGCTCAACCTTTCGAAGAAATGAACACTCACAACAGAACGTCTTCTATTGGTAACGGTGTTCTGACTGATATTTTTGGCCAGCAAATTACCAATCCAGACATTTCTAATCCTACAAGGGCTAGAGATGAGAGACCTCTAGATACCATCAGAAGTTTTGAATACGCAATCACTGGTGATCCAATCTATCATGAACAGCTGGAGTCTCATATTGTTGGTTGGAGAGTTAGAGATGATTTCCAACTTGGTAATGGTGCGCAAAATGCCAACCAAGTCCAATATGATGAATATGGCCAACCTATATATACGAATAACAGGCCGACCCAACAATATGTTGAGCAAGGTGTCTACACCCCAACAGCAAAAACtgaaactgttgaaaagaagaaaggttttttctcctttggtaagaagaataaaagtTAA
- a CDS encoding uncharacterized protein (PKUD0A03280) gives MSNDAGFRPASKIQIIKDHPNMTPHKTSPKQKFHTIKNFLKNKSSFTDLRMFQEKKEDKNTRSTNVSNNSFKEDPNYKPVDIKWKIPKKKRSLGSLLPSHESKELFLNNYADEVKDFVPPAYTKNLPSTPNSTQAGVYRNPSISTKGSSKASSSPKKTSFSLEYDHTLSTPTFSTAETFVSDDWVPPGTIRGTYVHDWSNDSSPRSFIESRKVERFDKPMLVSTPSTPCKSRTFDKLSLSVNGSTLKPPNNPFPSPCTLSTENDLAIDNGNLTVIDEGISSTTLASQSNSHAGSSESCSVHSKDSFKSQFSFLRNRTSSVKFYKSKEQMQKENAKNAEKIERLRIKEFLGTDENSELLNEDYNYIDFDEDDETDELFNRDLFGLEQTGSPPGLELNDEDNEVAPNGLEITGISYSHDEVDNENLCDPGNRSIYGNNIEGEAFEEYEYKEPSGLELTDSEEDPKENTETIKSEGGYRYEPPSRLELTDSEEEGNDINKNIEYDSSADISIEEVKENEFEISHSNLSKELLSMLNRNDSNLTFKSTTSDISIKHVPSQKFQRHKSVKYHQLSADIESSCYSDGHIWENSSALEEVNQIPEDYDFEAANTFQPNPRKQRFSTMLSLHSNDSNLSAISDVDSNCDPTRQHLWKKLVIKNAVGNQRIERIHLDDRTITLYNRKPGVEPENDQSSISSYDTNDRGELATIAE, from the coding sequence ATGTCCAATGATGCAGGGTTCCGACCAGCATCAAAAATCCAGATTATTAAGGACCATCCAAATATGACCCCACATAAGACATCCCCTAAGCAGAAATTCCATACCATCAAAAATTTCCTTAAGAACAAAAGCTCCTTTACGGATTTACGAATgtttcaagagaaaaaagaagataaaaaCACTAGAAGCACCAACGTATCAAACAATAGTTTCAAAGAAGACCCAAATTATAAACCTGTGGACATAAAATGGAAGATCcccaagaaaaaaaggtcTCTCGGGAGCTTATTACCATCCCATGAGTCGAAAGAGCTCTTTCTTAATAATTATGCTGACGAAGTAAAAGATTTTGTGCCCCCTGCATATACAAAGAATCTTCCAAGCACACCCAACTCTACACAAGCAGGCGTTTATAGAAATCCCTCAATATCAACCAAAGGAAGTTCGAAAGCATCTTCGTCTCCTAAAAAGACATCATTTTCACTTGAATATGACCATACGTTATCCACTCCAACTTTTTCGACGGCAGaaacttttgtttctgaTGATTGGGTTCCTCCTGGAACTATAAGAGGTACTTATGTTCATGATTGGTCCAACGATTCCAGTCCAAGGTCTTTTATTGAAAGCAGAAAGGTTGAAAGGTTTGACAAGCCGATGTTAGTATCTACACCTTCAACACCGTGCAAAAGTAGAACATTTGATAAGTTGAGCTTATCGGTGAATGGATCTACTTTGAAACCTCCGAATAACCCTTTTCCTTCACCTTGTACGCTCTCAACAGAAAATGATCTTGCCATTGATAATGGCAATCTTACTGTGATAGACGAAGGTATCTCTTCTACAACTTTAGCCAGTCAATCAAATTCGCATGCTGGTTCAAGTGAAAGCTGCTCGGTACATTCAAAAGATTCTTTCAAGTCACAGTTTTCCTTCCTGCGAAATAGGACATCTTCGGTCAAGTTTTACAAATCTAAAGAGCAAAtgcaaaaagaaaatgcaaaaaatgCAGAAAAGATTGAACGATTAAGAATAAAAGAGTTCTTGGGGACAGATGAAAACAGCGAGCTTTTGAATGAAGATTACAATTATATTGACtttgatgaggatgatgaaacAGATGAATTATTCAATAGAGATTTATTTGGCTTAGAACAAACCGGTTCTCCACCAGGGTTGGAACTCAATGACGAAGACAATGAAGTAGCTCCCAATGGCTTAGAGATTACAGGAATTTCATATAGTCATGACGAAGTCGACAATGAGAATTTGTGCGACCCAGGCAATCGATCTATCTATGGCAATAATATAGAGGGGGAagcatttgaagaatatgaatATAAAGAGCCATCGGGATTAGAACTCACAGACTCAGAAGAAGATCCAAAAGAGAATACAGAAACTATAAAATCTGAGGGGGGGTACAGGTATGAGCCACCTTCTAGATTAGAATTGACAGattcagaagaagaaggaaacgatataaacaaaaatattgagTATGATTCAAGTGCAGATATCAgtattgaagaagttaaagaaaatgaatttgaaatcagTCACTCAAATCTATCAAAAGAACTCTTAAGTATGTTGAACCGTAATGATTCGAACCTTACTTTCAAATCGACCACATCTGATATATCCATAAAACATGTGCCATCACAAAAATTCCAGAGACACAAATCTGTTAAATACCATCAGTTATCAGCTGATATTGAAAGTTCTTGTTATAGTGATGGCCATATATGGGAAAATTCCTCTGCCTTAGAAGAAGTCAATCAGATACCTGAAGATTATGATTTTGAAGCCGCTAATACTTTTCAGCCAAATCCACGAAAGCAGAGATTTTCGACGATGCTTTCACTACATTCAAATGACTCTAACCTAAGTGCAATTAGTGACGTTGATTCAAATTGCGATCCCACGAGACAACATTTGTGGAAGAAACTTGTTATAAAGAATGCAGTgggaaatcaaagaattgagCGTATTCACCTGGATGATCGAACTATTACCTTGTACAACAGAAAACCAGGTGTTGAACCAGAAAATGATCAATCAAGTATTTCTTCTTATGATACCAACGATAGAGGCGAGCTAGCTACAATTGCTGAGTAA
- a CDS encoding uncharacterized protein (PKUD0A03260; similar to Saccharomyces cerevisiae YDL145C (COP1); ancestral locus Anc_7.322) — protein MGTLIDRFEDHDGPVRCVAFHPTQPIFVSGGDDYTVKVWSTQTRKCMFTLTGHLDYVRTVFFHNELPWIISASDDQTVRIWNWQNRKEIACLTGHNHYVMCAQFHPKQDLIVSASLDQTVRVWDISGLVKKHSAPSSSSPYGNGSMNQFDQYNRNQPPQQDIFGNTDAIVKYVLEGHDKGVNWASFHPELPLIVSGGDDRSIKLWRMSETRAWEVDGCRGHTNNVPCVLFHPTEDLIISVGEDKTIRTWDLNSRSPVKQFKRENDRFWMVVAHPNINLFAACHDSGVMVFKLDRERPASTINPSTQELFFINNDNQVQKYNFGSKATSLPLLSLKKIALPWNKIRNISYNPSENSMLIQVGDNDNGVYSYFNLPKEVVGALEPSIRGEGKANSAYFIARNRFVTFLRSSHKLDVHDLNNNITKSITLDSDVKDIVPGIPGCVLLLKGSSVVLFDVQQKKELGTLQMNNAKYAVWSNDHQHLALLSKHTIVIVNKKFETVMSMHETIRIKSAAWDDTGVLLYSTLNHIKYVLLNGDRGTIKTLENTLYITKVSGNSCYCLNRKGEVEAFTIDPTEYRFKKALINKKFNEVLRIIRNSNLVGENIIAYLKKSGYPEVALQFVEDPESRFDLAIECHNLAIALEEANKIDSKPIWERLGKEALIQGNTQVTELVYQKLHLLDKLSFLYLTTGENDKLNKMANIAEAREDIGSLFTNSIYLGDVERKIQTFINAGLTPLAYATAKSSGLEELADSILEQSGLSIDDVSLPKNITKKPLGVLKPVNKFVENWPLGEAKLSFFEQALSGNFEDLSIEESKVTEDNANEIMDDAIEYQDDDEPIDDGDAWDLGDEELDVDLDVEEELEETNTDVSKLPKELRSWVKNAKTPGAYIAAGKFDVAAGMLNKQAGIKNFAPLKDRFMEIYTASKLNISTFDEAGIKTSLPVYINDIEKADEAGKIVGFVPGYDELENLVQEGYKLFKANQLEDSIQIFRKVIYIIATLSLNSNDEEEKCKEIMNICKEYILALQIELTRRALPATEVKRNLELAAYFSHMKLQPAHRLNALQVAMTQSFKAKNYHYASYFASEFLKIMSTGSRAEQAKKIQAKADSIATDAIVIDYDPFADWEICAGDYVPIYGNDIVREKVLGVGYGKSWKGKICKVTQISEIGGVGSGLRLKN, from the coding sequence ATGGGAACTCTGATTGACCGTTTTGAAGATCATGACGGCCCTGTTCGGTGTGTTGCTTTCCATCCAACACAACCAATCTTTGTTTCTGGTGGTGATGATTACACCGTTAAAGTTTGGTCCACACAAACCAGAAAATGCATGTTCACCTTAACGGGTCATTTGGATTATGTAAGAACTGTTTTCTTCCACAATGAGTTACCTTGGATTATTTCGGCATCTGATGATCAAACAGTCAGAATTTGGAATTGGCAAAATAGAAAGGAAATTGCTTGCTTGACAGGTCATAATCACTACGTTATGTGTGCGCAATTCCACCCAAAACAAGATTTGATTGTTTCGGCCTCATTGGACCAAACTGTTAGAGTCTGGGATATTTCTGGTTTAGTTAAAAAGCATTCTgctccttcttcttcttcgcCTTATGGTAACGGCTCGATGAACCAGTTTGACCAGTACAATAGAAACCAACCTCCTCAACAAGATATCTTTGGTAACACTGACGCGATTGTCAAATACGTTCTAGAAGGTCACGATAAAGGTGTTAACTGGGCCTCCTTCCATCCCGAATTGCCATTGATTGTGTCTGGTGGCGATGATAGATCTATCAAATTATGGAGAATGTCCGAAACTAGAGCTTGGGAAGTTGATGGTTGTAGAGGACACACTAACAATGTTCCATGTGTTTTGTTCCACCCAACTGAAGATTTGATCATCTCCGTTGGCGAAGACAAGACTATCAGAACTTGGGATTTAAATTCCAGATCTCCTGTCAAGCAATTCAAGAGGGAAAACGATAGGTTTTGGATGGTTGTTGCACATCCAAACATTAATTTGTTTGCCGCATGCCATGACTCTGGTGTGAtggttttcaaattggatAGAGAGAGACCTGCATCTACCATCAATCCGTCTACCCAAGAACtattcttcatcaataatgaTAACCAAGTCCAGAAATACAATTTTGGTTCAAAGGCTACATCTTTACCTTTACTAtcattaaagaaaatagcaTTACCATGGAATAAAATTAGGAATATATCTTACAACCCTTCAGAAAACTCTATGTTGATTCAAGTTGGTGACAATGACAATGGAGTTTACTCTTACTTTAATTTACCAAAGGAAGTTGTCGGTGCTTTGGAACCTTCCATTAGGGGGGAAGGTAAGGCAAATTCTGCTTATTTTATTGCAAGAAATAGGTTTGTTACATTTTTAAGATCATCTCATAAACTAGATGTTCATGATTTAAACAATAACATAACTAAATCTATTACTTTGGATAGTGATGTCAAAGATATTGTACCAGGTATACCTGGTTGTGTCCTTTTACTGAAAGGTTCCAGTGTGGTCCTCTTTGATGTTCAGCAGAAGAAGGAATTGGGCACATTACAAATGAATAACGCCAAATATGCTGTCTGGTCAAACGATCACCAACATTTGGCTTTGCTATCCAAACATACGATTGTTATTGTTAACAAGAAGTTTGAAACTGTCATGTCTATGCATGAAACTATCAGAATCAAATCTGCGGCTTGGGATGATACAGGAGTATTATTATATTCTACATTAAACCATATAAAATATGTTTTATTGAACGGTGATAGAGGTACaatcaaaactttggaaaataCATTGTATATTACCAAAGTTTCTGGAAACAGCTGCTATTGTTTAAATAGAAAGGGTGAAGTTGAAGCCTTTACCATTGATCCAACAGAATACAGATTCAAAAAAGCACTGATCAACAAAAAGTTCAACGAAGTTTTGAGAATCATcagaaattccaatttggTTGGAGAGAATATTATTgcatatttgaagaaatcagGTTATCCAGAAGTGGCGTTGCAATTTGTTGAGGATCCAGAAAGTAGATTCGATTTGGCAATAGAATGCCACAATCTGGCAATTGCtcttgaagaagcaaataaaattgattccAAACCGATTTGGGAAAGATTGGGTAAAGAAGCCCTGATTCAAGGTAACACCCAAGTAACTGAATTGGTTTACCAAAAGTTACACTTATTAGACAAATTATCATTCCTTTACCTAACCACAGGTGAGAACGATAAGCTCAATAAGATGGCAAATATTGCAGAAGCACGTGAGGATATTGGTTCTTTATTCACCAACTCGATATACTTAGGTGATGTCGAACGGAAAATTCAGACTTTCATAAATGCTGGTCTAACTCCATTAGCATATGCAACTGCAAAATCTAGTGGTTTGGAAGAATTAGCAGATTCCATTCTTGAACAATCTGGTTTGTCTATTGATGATGTCTCTTTACCAAAGAATATTACTAAAAAACCACTTGGTGTCTTGAAACCAGTTAATAAGTTCGTTGAAAACTGGCCACTAGGTGAAGCGAAGTTGtcattttttgaacaaGCACTCTCTGGAAATTTTGAGGACTTGTCGATTGAAGAATCTAAGGTTACTGAGGATAACGCCAACGAAATTATGGATGATGCGATTGAGTACCAGGACGATGATGAGCCaattgatgatggtgatgcGTGGGATCTAGGTGACGAAGAACTCGATGTTGATTTAGATgtggaagaagaactagaagaaacaaatacaGATGTTTCAAAGTTGCCAAAAGAGTTAAGATCCTGGGTCAAAAATGCCAAAACCCCAGGAGCATACATTGCTGCTGGTAAATTTGATGTTGCCGCTGGTATGTTGAATAAGCAAGCAGGTATTAAGAATTTTGCACCATTAAAGGATAGATTCATGGAAATTTACACAGCGTCTAAGCTAAACATTTCCACCTTTGATGAAGCTGGAATCAAAACTAGTTTACCTGTCTATATCAATGATATCGAGAAGGCTGATGAAGCAGGAAAAATCGTTGGTTTTGTGCCGGGGTATGATGAGCTGGAAAATTTAGTCCAAGAAGGTTACAAACTGTTCAAGGCTAACCAATTAGAAGATTCAATTCAAATCTTCAGAAAAGTCATTTACATTATTGCAACTTTATCACTAAACTCtaatgatgaagaggagaaaTGTAAAGAAATAATGAATATCTGTAAAGAATATATTCTTGCTCTACAAATTGAATTGACTAGAAGAGCATTACCTGCTACCGAAGTTAAGAGGAATTTGGAATTGGCTGCCTACTTTTCACATATGAAGCTACAACCTGCCCATCGTTTAAACGCTTTGCAGGTTGCAATGACACAATCTTTCAAAGCCAAGAACTATCACTATGCATCATATTTTGCCAGtgagtttttgaaaataatgtcTACTGGTTCGAGGGCGGAACAAGCTAAAAAGATCCAGGCCAAGGCAGATTCCATTGCAACAGACGCTATCGTTATAGATTATGATCCATTTGCTGATTGGGAGATTTGTGCAGGTGATTACGTTCCTATTTATGGTAATGATATTGTACGTGAAAAGGTTCTTGGTGTTGGTTACGGTAAATCCTGGAAAGGTAAGATCTGTAAGGTCACCCAAATCTCTGAAATTGGAGGTGTCGGTAGCGGACTTCGTCTTAAGAACTAG